The genomic window CATGATCTTCAGGTTTGTATCCACTTATCCCCAATCCTGAGATGCATTGTTTCTAGAACTGGAGCCTTGCTTAGCAGCAGCAAATCGTTTACAAAAGCTGAACCTATCTCATGCAATGGAGTACCACATAGTCAAGCCTTGGAACCAGTTTCCACACCGAAAGCCACCGTTTTGACAAAAGACTCGTGGCTACAACATCTTTTGTGCTAACCAATGACAGTATCTTCATGAGCAAGTCATCACTCAGGTCACAAATACTACTCATATTAAACTTCAAATCTCATCTGCTCGCTCTAAATCAGCCTCACTGATAACagaatttattttcaattcaGCCGAACTAGAAGAattcattaataattaaacaaaatcctAACGaatcttaaaaagaaaaaaaaaacagagactttTAACGGTggtaacaaaagagaaaaaaaagtaagaaagagCCCTAACTAATTCAAGGTTCACTATCAAGTTCAAATTCGACGACAAAGTAGTCAAAAGTGTTGATGTTATAAGAGCTTACGATGAACAATATGGGGGAGATGAAGAGGTACATAAATTATTTGTGTTTGTAGATTTTAGCTTATATAAGTCTTAAGCGCTTTATGTCTCTCTATGGGTGTCATATGACCCTTATACTCCTTAACTACCTTTGCCACTAGCCTTTCACCTTCAAAAAAGGCGCCAACGCAATTATGTTTGTACAGTAAAACCTCgataatttcataaatttaataaattaataaattcttctGATATCGAGTTGAGACTAGTGTAAATcgataaaaaaatagtataaatCGATcaaataataagataataactttttcaaaatcctatgtaaatatatgatCTCAtgtcataaattaataattatataaacttatcaatatatatatatatataacttaaatatttttactacaTCGAAATATGACTCTagtgttatttgtttttggtaaatttgtattaattttttgtagaGTTTATTTCTAATATCTTTAgtacaaaaaaagattgtatTGTTTACTAAACTTAATACTTGATTTTCTACTtgtaattagttttaaaaaagatatagattataaaaagaaaagaacatcTTAAATTTCAGGTACCTTAGCTGattcttttgaaaaacattatttttataagagaaTGATCATTATTCTAACTTACGTTTGTTGTTAGGAGAGAGTGTCTGAGCATTTTGGAGTGCCAACTTACAGACTACGATTTTACAATTCCAAACCTCCATCTTGTCTCGTTTTGCCCAAAAGACTATATGATAAAGGTAATATTTTGGACCTTGTAACACATAATAGATGTTGAATATTAAAGCCTCCAATTAATAaactttgaatttgttttttatatctaaGGACAATCTTAACTTAAGCATGTATTTATCCTATCATATCACTAGATTCACTACACATAACACATGACATCTAATGTTATAAGTAGGAAATCAACTACATTATTATCAATGGTTGATTATAATTCTATTAATTGGCAATAACTAAGTAGAATGCGGATATCTcttatatactaaataatgTTCTCTTGAAAGAGTGTGTAATTGTTTCgcaatgaacaaaaatattcacaCAATATCTACTCTAGTCTTCTCTGCTCCCAAAACGTTCTTCGCGGTGGCCGTCGGTAGATATCCTTCATCATGGACAGTGATAAGAACATGACATGAGCTATTGTCTTCTTTCTCGTTGTCGCCATCTAGAACCGGCTTTACACATCCCCTGTGGAGTAATTGATGTTGTCCTATCTCCGCTGATAGTTTTGAATCCAAAGTCTCTTTGAAATGTGCAAGACCAGAGAATTCTTCCACAGCCTCGTAGATCTTCTCGACGCAATTCACGACCTCGATCAGGATTGATGCCATTGTGACTCCGGGAATGATCTCCAAAAGATCTTTATATGTCTCTGGATAAGAAGATTTGAGTGCAatctttaagtttttaatGGCCTTTTTGGAGTTGTCAATGTGTGCGTTCACACAAGCACTATCGTTCCTCATTGTTTTAATAGATTTGGCTATGGCTTTTAGGGCTTCACCAACTTCTCTGCTCATAGTCGTGATTGGCTCTTGAATCTTACTTTCGAATTCTTGTGGTGCCTGCTTAAGTagcaagtaaaaaaaaaaaaagaattgattgGGTCAAACaattagtaatttttatctttttgctTAACcctttattatttgttaataCTCTGTCCTTCAATTAAAGATTAGTTTTCTAGAATTTTCacataattaaaatgtttaattacATATGGACCATTTTCATACTAAAACTTTTCCACAACTATgaaatatacaatttaataaaCCTAAACATTCTCTatcaaatttttcaaaaaattacaatttatCAACATCAAGTAATATAGATTCATGATAGGATTATAAAAATTAGTCTCcatatatcaaacaaaataaaaacgtaaTTAAAAGGTCAATCTTCATGGAATGGATGAAGTATGTAATTTCTTATCTAGGGCCATTTTCGTCATTCAGGGGGTTGACATTTTATACACAATGTTTGATATGAGAAGTAATAAACTTATgataaaaagttatttatgAATGGTAAAGGCACacgaaataacaaaaaaaaatcaaatatacaCACGTCAAGTAACAATACTTATTCCCTCGAAATGGCGATTTAGTTGATTCACACGAACCTTATCGTTTGAAAGAACGTAGCCATTGAGGATTTCTAAATGGACGGCACATTGGCGAACGAGTCCTGCAATTTTCAAGTACTTTTTCCACGGGTGCCGTAACCTGAAACGTCCATGCCCTGGTTCCCATCTTGCAAGATTCGCCTGCAAGAAATCAgtaattaattagtatatatatgaacgTTAAATGATCAGTACTATATATTATTCgttcaaaacatatacatatacataccaAACTATCTTCAGTGCTTTTTGATGTTAGAATGCTTTTGTATTCTCGAACACACGAGCTTGTCTCCTTTGAAATCTTCTCCGGTTGAAAATATTCACCCTCGAATCCTTTTATAAAAAGCGTGTATGCATGCATAAGAAATAGATCtatggtatatatattctttgaaGAAGGTAATTCAAAATGTTGGATATATTTAGTCACCTTCTAGGTACTTAGCAAGTTTGTTAATGTTGTTAGCAATCATCTTGTGAAGATCTTCGCCAGCCCATACAGGACAAATGAAAATCGACACAAGGATGCAGATCGTGCCACCGATAAGAATAGTCGATAGTCTTTGATATGCCATAATCAATATTTCATCTGTACGGTAACCCGAAATCGCAACGAAACTAAATGTGAGTATGAATATCAGAGCACCATAGTCATATCTCTGTTTAATCCGTGGGAAAAACCGCGAAAATGTTGCAGCTGCGCCTAGTGAGAACACTAAGATCCCAAGAACTATGGGCTCTCCTTGATGCCCAAAGAAACGAGCAAGGTGTACTGCCCCAACCCCTAAGGCTCCTGCTATTAATGTTGCAAACCCTCTGTTTAAACCTTTGGAAAGTGTTCCACCTACACAAAAATGGTTATTAGATAGTGTTTTTTAATCAGAATCTTTAATTAATACTACATCCTGTTTTTTCAAGGTAATAAATTAGTACGGTTTGATAGACTTACCAACAGTGAATTCGAAGACCACGACTACGGTAAGTATCGCCCACATACCCGTGACCCCAAAGCTGATGTAGAGTGGTCGCACATAGTACAACAATGACACTAATGTGAGAGCAACCCCCACTTTCATGGAGTGGATGATCCGTCTTGGATCATCTTTCGCAAACTTTTGCACATTCTTTACGCGTTTGGTGACATCGTCTTTGAGCTTGCTAGGGAAATCCTGAAGCCTTTGAAAGAACCCTGCTTTCTTCTCTTGAGCATTCAAATCCATTTCCATATGAGAATctcaaagaaaatgttaaagcTAGTGAAATTGGCTTATATTCGTAAAACCTTTGGGATGTGTGGTGCTTATGTGGGATAGTTTTGGGCTATATTTATAGGTAGAAAAAGCTTAGTTTGTGAAGAGACAGATTTTTCATTGCTGACTAAGCTAGCAGCTCAACCAATATtttatggatttgattttgctttttaagTGATGGTGATTTTTCTTAGTTAGATCTTATTAATTGATGGATGGCTTTTCATCTAGCTAGCTAGGTAGAATATAGATGTACATGTTGTTATAACGTACGACAAATATAAgactaataattattttatatatatttattttatttacaacaCACGGTAATATTCaggaaaaatgaagaaagtgatatgtagaaaatgaaaagttgaagaaaaataaaacaaaaggacCAAGTTGATCGAACCCACTAGAACTCAGCAGAGAAGCTATATATCTAAATCAGAGGTTGAGAATGTTTGCCTATAACTTTACAGCAGTTAATGTTTgtatgataaaaagaaaatattcagACAACTTtatgtaacaaaataaatcaatgtGTATTATGATGATTagataatgataattatataaataaataaagataatgTGTTAATGTTATTCATGTGGCTGATAAGTGAATAAAATTGTTATAGCAAGAACTTCTGAACTtgtatattattgttttgacttttgagctTTCTTCTCTACCTAacccattttttcttcaaacctttgtaaattttaatattttttaaaaataaatttaacatttaaaaaaaacttgtaaatttaatttaaaatattttcatattaaatttctttaagaacaaaaaaacgatTAGTTCTACGGTTCACAGTGaactattcaaaaataaaatatttttgacttctttatttatttatttcatgaaaCTGATACACATGATTTCTGTATCTAAACCGtacgtttaaaaaaaaaaaaaaagactaaagtttttttttttttttttttttttgacaaaaaaagactaaagttATATATGCTTATATATGCTTAtgggtttttttcttaaaggaTCTGAACTTATATATGCTATGATCATGATATCTGTAAATTTGAGAAATGGTAGCCATGGAAAGAGGTGTAAGAATTCGAAGATTGATTAGATGATGATTCAATCTCTAGAAAACCActgatttataatattaaaaggTGTAAGATGAATTTAAGTGCAAGatctatttataaacaatGGTCATTTCGTCCATTCTTTTATGTTTCTACTTtagaatttgtaaaaaaaacacaccacttatttttttcattttgttggCACCAAATCTAAGCATTATTCCCAAAGCATAATTCCAAGAATATAACATGAATGTATGATCGAGATTTCATTCTGAGTTCTGCACCAATCCGTACATCGTATAtcatattcttgtttttttttcattttcacatCTTTAAACATGACAAGATAACTTATCACTACAAAGGAACAATTTTGTGTCACACTAGATTTAATAATGATATactctctgtttttcaaaaagttttagaTTGATTCTTGTATAACCTGTGTACATTACTTGCTAATCCATAGCAAATAACTACTTAAGATATTCTATTATATCGACAATGATTCGTTAGAACACAAAATAACTACtcgaataaaaaaatatttgtgattATTAGTGTTCCCTCTGATATGTCTGCATCACTGCATGCTTATGACCAGCTGCTGCAACCTCTCGAGTCTCGACCACCCCTTATCGTTACCGAGTCGCTAATTCTTATGTACCAAATCTGAAAACTTTAGAATTGTAATAGtaataagaaaccaaaacaattagaattgaatttaaaaatctattaCCAAAACAAGTAAATATTTCGATGTCTTTAGGTGATACATCAATATGAGTTAATTGTTTTGTCCAAATGTTAAAACGTTAGTGATTGGAGATTTCTTGTTGAAGTTGTATATCGATTGATCACATTAGGATTTACAAGTTTTGCACTGAAATCTTGTTGATTAACTTTCTTCACTATATAAGACAATATGTTGGTGATAAATTCCAATAGAACGTAGTGCGTGACTAATTCCTAAACGAAGAAGATCAATGTGACCGGAACTTGGATCTTCTCATAACGTAGGACTGGTCAGCAATATGACATCAAAATTcacaactatatataaaaataaaataaaaaatcacaaCTATATGACAATTTAGCTTAACTTTAttcgtttttttattatttttttttctatttttttttacttttcttaattCTGATAATATAGTTCTTATCCCACCTTCATACACATGCTTTTGCAACTGTTATAATTTGCGTGTCtgtctttttataaataatatcttatGTATATTACTTAACATTGAGATCATTTAAATCCTAGAACCGACCCATTTTGTACCCATAAACTTGAGACACACACTCCAAAATAAATAGTCTGTTATAATAAACTCAAGAACCGTGAATGAATTAAATatgtgtgaagaagaaaaagaaaaaaaaatcgactATGGCCGAGCAAAATGGTTGAGCAATATTTGTCTAGCGCAATGATTGGGCCGAAACATGTTACAGGCCTGAATTAAGACCCAGTCCGTGACTTCTATTCACGTTATGGGCCACTTATTTAACACAAGTATATATCGAACTATGTATCGAATCTAGTTTACCCAACCGAATCAACCATCTTAActatcaaatgtttttaattaattgaaaatttctttttattagcTATTATGATCAACACAATAATAACagatataccaaaataaatcaGGCTGTAAATTTGCATTCCAAATAATATCCACCCGTGTCTGGAATCCTGGGGAATGAATCGGCTCAGTGATTGAACATGATTTTTTCTGTCTTGGACACGTGTATGATTGTTGTCGTCTGTGTCTTACGTATTTTATCCAATCTCCATTCAGTGCCatgttcttcttttaaaaccaaaactaatttTAGTGACATGTTAGTTCAAGATATGAAATATTAGCATTTATGTCGTTTTCCATTACTGGTTTACACGTGTAATTTATATCACTAAAATGAAAGGGACCATCAATCCAAAAATCAATCAACCAGAAAAAATCACCCTCTCTACgtccaaaagctaaagtaagCTTTTCTAATTAATACTTCACATGTATATGATAGTCAAGTGCAAGTACAGAACAAAGATCCAGATATGAGATTTTGTAGTCTTCTGGAACTTTCTGAAGCTACAGAGAGAAGCTAATCAATATGAGAATGCTATCCGATGTCGTTTTCGCTTAGCATTCTCGCGCACTTGCGTAAGCTCATCTTTCTCCATTCCcatcttcttatttctttttcttttttgtcaaaatcattttctacTTGAATAGGTTGTGAATTCGATTACgaaattttaactaaatattGTTGGAATCAAGCTatcatatatctatatatgtcATACTTCTCTTCATGAATTATGACATGTATAATACATAACAGTGAGATAGCGTACGTGAAATAGACAATGACTTGATTAGAAcattaagaattaaaattatgaaattatgtataaaatttggATGCAGACAAGATGAAAAACTGAACCATTTTCTGTCCACATTAGCTATGCATAAAGGGTCCACATATTTGTATGTATTTGAGTAATCGACCTAATTTTGAAACATGGATTATATTAGTAACTAATACCCGGTTTGGTTGTTTCCTACTATTCTTGTATACTAACATGACCCATGCAAGTTGTCAATAAGTTCATCAAAAGATAATTTGACGTGAGAGGAAACCAACGCcactagaagaaaaataataataatgttttgagaaTATGTTAGGTGCTAGTTAAAATTCCGAGGAGCGTTACATCTATAATCTGATGAATCTATGCGTAGGCGCATGTCTCTTTTGCAGAtcatttgtatcttttttgttttgttttgttttgttgtttatttcttctttctcctcaagcatcttttggtttctatttttaaaattaaatgggATATTTGCCTAACTATTTAAACGACCGTTAGCCTAATAATCAATTGGTTTATATCACAGAATG from Arabidopsis thaliana chromosome 3, partial sequence includes these protein-coding regions:
- a CDS encoding aluminum activated malate transporter family protein (Aluminium activated malate transporter family protein; INVOLVED IN: response to aluminum ion; CONTAINS InterPro DOMAIN/s: Malate transporter, aliminium toerance (InterPro:IPR020966); BEST Arabidopsis thaliana protein match is: Aluminium activated malate transporter family protein (TAIR:AT1G08440.1); Has 773 Blast hits to 771 proteins in 231 species: Archae - 0; Bacteria - 374; Metazoa - 0; Fungi - 30; Plants - 352; Viruses - 0; Other Eukaryotes - 17 (source: NCBI BLink).) — translated: MDLNAQEKKAGFFQRLQDFPSKLKDDVTKRVKNVQKFAKDDPRRIIHSMKVGVALTLVSLLYYVRPLYISFGVTGMWAILTVVVVFEFTVGGTLSKGLNRGFATLIAGALGVGAVHLARFFGHQGEPIVLGILVFSLGAAATFSRFFPRIKQRYDYGALIFILTFSFVAISGYRTDEILIMAYQRLSTILIGGTICILVSIFICPVWAGEDLHKMIANNINKLAKYLEGFEGEYFQPEKISKETSSCVREYKSILTSKSTEDSLANLARWEPGHGRFRLRHPWKKYLKIAGLVRQCAVHLEILNGYVLSNDKAPQEFESKIQEPITTMSREVGEALKAIAKSIKTMRNDSACVNAHIDNSKKAIKNLKIALKSSYPETYKDLLEIIPGVTMASILIEVVNCVEKIYEAVEEFSGLAHFKETLDSKLSAEIGQHQLLHRGCVKPVLDGDNEKEDNSSCHVLITVHDEGYLPTATAKNVLGAEKTRVDIV
- a CDS encoding aluminum activated malate transporter family protein, yielding MEMDLNAQEKKAGFFQRLQDFPSKLKDDVTKRVKNVQKFAKDDPRRIIHSMKVGVALTLVSLLYYVRPLYISFGVTGMWAILTVVVVFEFTVGGTLSKGLNRGFATLIAGALGVGAVHLARFFGHQGEPIVLGILVFSLGAAATFSRFFPRIKQRYDYGALIFILTFSFVAISGYRTDEILIMAYQRLSTILIGGTICILVSIFICPVWAGEDLHKMIANNINKLAKYLEGFEGEYFQPEKISKETSSCVREYKSILTSKSTEDSLANLARWEPGHGRFRLRHPWKKYLKIAGLVRQCAVHLEILNGYVLSNDKAPQEFESKIQEPITTMSREVGEALKAIAKSIKTMRNDSACVNAHIDNSKKAIKNLKIALKSSYPETYKDLLEIIPGVTMASILIEVVNCVEKIYEAVEEFSGLAHFKETLDSKLSAEIGQHQLLHRGCVKPVLDGDNEKEDNSSCHVLITVHDEGYLPTATAKNVLGAEKTRVDIV